Genomic window (Verrucomicrobiota bacterium JB022):
AAATCCAGCCCCTGCACCCATGAAGGCCCGTTTCCCAAAAGGAAACGGGCCTTCTCCTTTTCTGTTGGCAGCGAAGAGCTTATGTGCGATCGAGGACGCATGGATGGCCAAGAAAGGGACATATTCGGCTCCCCTCTCGCCCAAGCCGGACCACATCCAAAGAGCATCGAGAGGCACCGAAGAGCACCGAGGTACCCTCCAAAATGCCGGACAAGTTCCGGACAGACCGGGAGCGGATGCGGAGGCCATCCGAACACTCCACCCTTGCCCGCGAACAAACTGGCGGCTCAGTTACAGTCGATTAGCGTATCCAAATTCTCGTTCTGTTCTACGAGAAGAGATCCGCCACATCGACGCTGGGCCAATCTTCCGAGAGGCGCAGGAGTTCTTGCACTGCGCGCTTGTCCTCTGAAATCACACGTTCGTGCTCATCCCACTGCCAGTGCGCGTGACCGGTGCTGCCAAAGGCTGCTTCAATGGCCGAGCGCATCGCGTCCACCTGCGGTTCCAGTCCAGAGTAGACGGTGGCGACACCAGAGCTCACGACCACCCGCCCTCGTGGGAAGGCACACGGGTAGTCCAGAAGCTGTCGCCCCAACTCACCCGAAGGCTTACCCAGTTCCGCGCTCCAGCCTTGAGCAAGCGCTTTGGCCATACCCGGCCAGATCATGTAGTGGCCCGTGTCTTCTTCGCCTCCGACCTCATCCTGTCGGACCGTCCAGGCGCGCCAGCCCTCAGGAGTGCGCACGAGGTACCAGGCGCCACTTGAGCTCATTCGGGTTGTCTTCACAGCGTGCCTATAAGAGGGAAATCACTGTAGCTTTATTTTCGCAGCAAACGTCGATCCTCAATGGGATCGAACCTGCATTTGCCATCCTTGGCCATTGCCCAGGGATCTGAAACCTCTTTGACCTGTTTAAGCCGCTCGCGATCCCCATCTGCCTTAAGGATCTGGCGGTTAACGCGGCGAAGCGTTCGGTTAAACGTGCGTTTATCCTCTTTCTCAGAGTCTGCAGTCGTAATGCCAGTAGAAGGTGATTTGCGCACAGAATTCGCCATGGCTCTAAACATAACCAGAATGAAGAAGACTGTCACCCAATCCGCTCACCTTTTTTAACCTAGGGTTTGATTATTAGCACAGCTCATTTGAATCCACCCGACGTGAGGTCAACCACGATAGAGGCGGTCGAGTTCGTTCCGGATTTCACGCATGCCAGCGACGGCATTGCTCTTGAAAAGGCGCATCTTGCGACCTTCCTTGAATTGGCGTGGCGGCGAAGGATCGACTACGTAGACCCTAGCTTCGTCAGGCAGAAAATCGAGCAGAGCCGCAGCCGGTTGCACTTGCAACGACGTTCCCACGACAATGCAGAGGTCGGCACGGCTAAAGGCCTCGGCTGCCTCCTGCAGATAAAGGACATTCTCACCAAACCACACCACATTCGGGCGAAGCTGCCCACCGGCAGGACAGAGGTCGCCTAGGTAGATGGGACGGTATCCGATATCAACCACGTGGGCCTCGTCCTTCACGCTACGCGCTTGGCAGAGGCTTCCATGTAGATGGATCACGTTCGAGCTTCCCGCGCGCT
Coding sequences:
- a CDS encoding Sir2 family NAD-dependent protein deacetylase encodes the protein MAFAPHSSSPEIPNLVALTGAGISVESGLGTFRGGDALCSSYSFERKMTRQVWERDPEVVLELYNRRRAELEKVQPNEAHRILAELEQRYRVTVITQNIDDLHERAGSSNVIHLHGSLCQARSVKDEAHVVDIGYRPIYLGDLCPAGGQLRPNVVWFGENVLYLQEAAEAFSRADLCIVVGTSLQVQPAAALLDFLPDEARVYVVDPSPPRQFKEGRKMRLFKSNAVAGMREIRNELDRLYRG